In Erythrobacter sp. KY5, the DNA window GATTGGATCGCTCTATACTCAGATTTTCACTTCGAGGTGATCGGACAAATTTATCAGAATGAAGGAGTGAGCAGAGGCCAAATCTGGCGGAATCTTGGCCGTCCGCTGGTGGCGGAAAACTCAGCTGATGCAGACCTGTATCGAATGCTGATACGTGATCTAAGCACTGGCGGAGTAGTGCGCCAACACCGTCCGACCGACTATGAGGGCAATTTTCTAAAAAAGCCCTCTCGTGGGAGATCACGCGGCTCCGGAGGCGGGACAATGAAATCGGCCTTTGATGACGAAGACCCGTATGAACTAACGGAGCTTGGGAAGCAGTTTGTTCACTATGCGATGAACGAGCTTGCGCCAAGGCTTGAGTTTGAGGAGGTAAGCGAGAGTAGCGAGGCTTCCGCCTAGCGTTCCACTATAGTGGCTTACGCCATCGCGAACCCTGACCCAGCCTTAACCAGCAAAGCCGGATTGAACGTCTGCCTGTGCGCAGTGTGCTTTTCAAACCAAACACAGCCAACGAGATCGTAACCCTCACCTTGATCGATTTCTTCTACAGTCATCCGGGGACCGCCCGACTTTAGTTGAACAACGTCTCCAAGCTGAAACATGCTTCCGGCTCCTAACTGGTTAACCTATATGCGAATTGCGCCAATCGGACCCAGATGGTCAAGGGGACATTTGTAGAACACTGTGAGTCCAAATTCCCACAAGCGCCGGAAAAACACCGCTCAACGGCGCACGGCAAGCGGCCGCCAGCCTCTTGGTGTGGTTGCTGGTAAAGACCGGCGACGTGACCGCGCCGACATCAGGAATGCCAGTAATCCATAATCGAATTTGGCCGCACCTTGACATTTCAGCCAATGTCATGTAAACTTCGCAGAAGTCAGTTGCGAAGTTAAAACTTGGCCGCTCTTGGTGTTTGCTTGAAGAGCGTGAGACTTATTGCTAATCACCCTTTGGAACAAGGCTAGAACGAATGGAGGCGAACATGGCTGACGTATTCGACGTGTCCGCATACATTTTGAAGAAAGCTGGGCCTATGACGGCCATGAAGCTTCAAAAGCTTGTGTATTATTCACAAGCATGGTCGCTTGTGTGGGATGAAAGCCCTCTTTTCGATGAGAGGATCGAGGCTTGGGCCAATGGTCCTGTGTGCCCAGATTTATACTTCGAGCATCAGGGGCAATTTACTGTCTCAAGAGAGCCTAAGGGCGACGCAAAAGCGCTCACAAAAGACGAGCGTGAGACTGTAGACGCCATCTTGAAGCACTATGGGAACAAAAGGGCTCATTGGCTGAGCGATCTCACTCACAAAGAAGACCCTTGGCGGAATGCACGGCGCGGGTTGCCAGATGGCGTGCGCAGCAACCGCGTGATTTCGCACGCTTCGATGGCTGAATTTTACGGCAATCTCTGATTTCTGTGGCTCGAAAGCGCGATAAAAAGGCCAAATTTGGGGCTCATCCCGCGCCGGTTAAAAGTCCTGTCATCCGCGAACATCACTTTGAGGATGGGCATCCGCTCGCATGGAGGTTCGGCCAGACGGATAAAGCCGGTCCATTCGCTTGGGACATCCAGCCGGATCAAAAATTCCGTGAGGTGATGCTAAAGTTATGTGAATTTGAGTCGAAGAATTGGAATGAGATCACAGCAGGCGGCTCCCATCCAATTGCAACTGAGAAGCTTTGCGATGAAGCTAAGAGTCGACTTGTTGAAATTGAGAGAGATGATCTCGATGAGTTGCTGTCCCTGAGGCTGGCAGGAAAAAATCGAGTTTGGTGCATCAAGAGTGGGCACCTCTTGAGGCCCCTTTGGTGGGATGAGGAGCACCAAGTTTATCCGGTCGAGAAGGACAAGGCCGATAGGAAAAAGCGACGCCGCCGGAA includes these proteins:
- a CDS encoding YodC family protein, yielding MFQLGDVVQLKSGGPRMTVEEIDQGEGYDLVGCVWFEKHTAHRQTFNPALLVKAGSGFAMA
- a CDS encoding Panacea domain-containing protein, which encodes MADVFDVSAYILKKAGPMTAMKLQKLVYYSQAWSLVWDESPLFDERIEAWANGPVCPDLYFEHQGQFTVSREPKGDAKALTKDERETVDAILKHYGNKRAHWLSDLTHKEDPWRNARRGLPDGVRSNRVISHASMAEFYGNL